Proteins encoded within one genomic window of Bdellovibrionales bacterium:
- a CDS encoding transposase — MNAHQDQEPSRIEISESHLNKLIAEIQANSLTPQSKEIVVKVLVSFLWINRQLESKRLSIKKLLRLFFGSKTEKSKKDNNKDEPPMNGQSGNKQEGPVKPKSKGHGKNGQAQYESAERIRVTHPTLAAQDQCPSCNLASLYPYGFGATLRIFGQAPLCAKVYELEQLRCSSCLEFFTAPLPAEAGPDRNHITANAMVAQLNYGTGVPFHRLETLQKNLGSPVPDATQFDMSEKVANCGAPIVKYMTTLAASAEKQGFDDTPMPVLSLMKENKNLSDSERKGMQTSAIIAHSGENKIALFITGRNHAGENIGDLLKQRDPASPKVVQMSDASANNFSHEFMDLVIKSLCLDHGRRNFHELLEAFPIDCQHVIKELGKVYKNDADAKGLLPLDRLLYHQEHSLEIMNRLNSWMEDKIENRG; from the coding sequence ATGAATGCACACCAAGATCAAGAGCCCTCTCGAATTGAAATAAGTGAGAGCCATCTCAATAAACTAATCGCAGAGATTCAAGCAAACTCACTGACTCCACAATCCAAAGAGATTGTCGTTAAAGTGCTTGTATCATTTCTTTGGATAAATCGACAGCTTGAGAGCAAGAGGCTTTCAATTAAAAAACTTCTTCGCTTATTTTTCGGTTCGAAGACAGAAAAGTCTAAAAAAGATAATAATAAAGATGAGCCACCAATGAACGGCCAATCTGGCAATAAACAAGAGGGCCCTGTTAAGCCAAAGAGCAAGGGTCATGGTAAGAATGGCCAAGCTCAATATGAGTCAGCTGAGCGAATCCGAGTGACTCATCCAACACTTGCCGCTCAAGATCAGTGTCCTTCTTGTAATCTGGCTTCTTTGTACCCATATGGGTTTGGTGCAACTCTTCGGATATTTGGCCAAGCTCCGCTCTGTGCAAAAGTCTATGAACTTGAGCAGCTTCGATGTTCTAGTTGTCTCGAGTTTTTTACTGCGCCCCTGCCGGCAGAGGCCGGCCCCGATCGCAATCATATCACTGCAAATGCCATGGTGGCCCAGCTGAACTACGGCACAGGGGTCCCTTTTCACCGCCTGGAGACTTTGCAAAAGAACTTGGGAAGTCCTGTCCCTGACGCGACTCAATTCGACATGTCCGAAAAAGTGGCAAACTGTGGAGCCCCTATCGTGAAGTACATGACGACATTGGCTGCCTCAGCCGAGAAGCAGGGCTTTGATGATACTCCGATGCCAGTCCTTTCATTGATGAAGGAAAATAAAAATCTCTCAGACTCAGAACGCAAAGGAATGCAAACGTCTGCGATTATAGCCCATTCTGGAGAGAATAAAATTGCCTTGTTTATTACAGGCAGGAATCATGCAGGTGAAAATATAGGGGACCTACTCAAACAGAGAGACCCAGCCTCCCCAAAAGTAGTCCAAATGTCTGACGCGTCGGCAAATAATTTCTCTCATGAATTTATGGATCTTGTGATCAAAAGCCTCTGTCTTGACCATGGTCGAAGGAATTTTCATGAGCTGCTCGAAGCTTTTCCAATAGACTGTCAGCATGTAATCAAAGAACTTGGCAAAGTTTATAAGAATGATGCTGATGCCAAAGGGCTCCTGCCTTTAGATAGACTTCTCTATCATCAAGAGCATTCCCTAGAAATCATGAATAGGCTAAATAGTTGGATGGAAGATAAAATCGAAAATAGAGGTTGA